One Micromonospora craniellae genomic region harbors:
- the nuoL gene encoding NADH-quinone oxidoreductase subunit L, with protein sequence MDEIVTYAQAAPAETVSYATADGLLSSVWLLVAIPLVSAMVLLLLGRRADRWGHWLGVAAVGVAFLLGLTYFFNLRGLENKSVELSLWDFIAVGNLNVDFGLLFDPLAGVFVLLITGVGFLIHLYAVEYMAHDPGRRRFFAYFNLFVAAMLLLVLGNNYVMLYFGWEGVGLASYLLISFWNTKPAAATAGKKAFLMNRVGDAGLAIAIFIMFATLGTTQYDEVFNGVGALAGGTVLVIGVLLLLGAAGKSGQFPLQAWLPDAMEGPTPVSALIHAATMVTAGVYLIARSNIIFSANATLQLVVVSVGALTLLIGAIIGCAKDDIKRVLAWSTVSQIGYMFLGVGLGGAAYALAIVHLLAHGFFKANMFLGAGSVMHGMSDQVDIRRFGGLSKYMKITWITFGAGWLAIIGMFPFSGYFSKEPVIAAAFAREDWTAWLFGGAGVLGAALTAFYMTRLFVLTFHGPKRWTTDIEHPHESPPLMTIPLILLGIGSIGAGWLLATSVPDWLTATAGLGAAEAHHDAVLPHWAIVALSLGVTVLGAALAWFLFRNGTTNEPQPAGVLVTAARKNLYTDAVNEAVFEKPGIFLTRALVYLDNRGIDGLVNGLAAGVGGGSGRLRRLQTGFVRSYATSILTGALLVVAAFLAVQAGWFA encoded by the coding sequence GTGGACGAAATTGTGACGTACGCCCAGGCTGCTCCGGCCGAGACCGTCTCGTACGCGACGGCCGACGGGCTGCTGAGCAGCGTCTGGCTGCTGGTGGCGATCCCGCTGGTCAGCGCGATGGTCCTGCTGCTGCTCGGCCGGCGCGCCGACCGGTGGGGGCACTGGCTCGGTGTGGCCGCCGTGGGTGTCGCCTTCCTGCTCGGCCTGACCTACTTCTTCAACCTGCGCGGGCTGGAGAACAAGTCGGTGGAGCTGAGCCTCTGGGACTTCATCGCGGTCGGCAACCTCAACGTCGACTTCGGCCTGCTGTTCGACCCGCTGGCCGGGGTCTTCGTCCTGCTGATCACCGGCGTGGGCTTCCTTATCCACCTGTACGCGGTCGAGTACATGGCGCACGACCCGGGTCGTCGGCGGTTCTTCGCCTACTTCAACCTGTTCGTCGCGGCCATGCTGCTGCTGGTCCTCGGCAACAACTACGTGATGCTCTACTTCGGCTGGGAGGGCGTCGGTCTGGCGTCGTACCTGCTGATCTCCTTCTGGAATACCAAGCCCGCCGCGGCCACCGCCGGCAAGAAGGCGTTCCTGATGAACCGGGTCGGCGACGCCGGTCTGGCCATCGCCATCTTCATCATGTTCGCCACCCTGGGCACCACCCAGTACGACGAGGTGTTCAACGGGGTCGGCGCGCTGGCCGGCGGCACGGTGCTGGTGATCGGCGTGCTCCTGCTGCTCGGCGCGGCCGGCAAGTCCGGTCAGTTCCCGCTCCAGGCGTGGTTGCCGGACGCGATGGAGGGTCCGACCCCGGTGTCGGCGCTCATCCACGCCGCGACGATGGTCACCGCCGGTGTCTATCTGATCGCCCGGTCCAACATCATCTTCTCGGCCAACGCCACGCTGCAACTGGTGGTGGTCAGCGTCGGTGCGCTGACTCTGCTGATCGGCGCGATCATCGGCTGCGCCAAGGACGACATCAAGCGGGTGCTGGCCTGGTCGACGGTGAGCCAGATCGGCTACATGTTCCTCGGTGTCGGTCTGGGCGGCGCGGCGTACGCGCTGGCCATCGTGCACCTGCTGGCGCACGGCTTCTTCAAGGCCAACATGTTCCTCGGCGCCGGCTCGGTCATGCACGGCATGTCCGACCAGGTGGACATCCGCCGCTTCGGCGGCCTGTCGAAGTACATGAAGATCACCTGGATCACCTTCGGCGCGGGCTGGCTGGCCATCATCGGCATGTTCCCGTTCTCCGGCTACTTCTCGAAGGAGCCGGTCATCGCCGCCGCCTTCGCGCGGGAGGACTGGACGGCCTGGCTGTTCGGCGGGGCCGGGGTCCTCGGTGCCGCGCTGACCGCCTTCTACATGACGCGGCTGTTCGTGCTGACCTTCCACGGCCCCAAGCGCTGGACCACGGACATCGAGCACCCGCACGAGTCCCCGCCGCTGATGACCATCCCGCTGATCCTGCTCGGCATCGGCTCGATCGGCGCGGGTTGGCTGCTGGCCACCTCCGTACCGGACTGGCTGACCGCCACCGCCGGTCTCGGCGCGGCCGAGGCGCACCACGACGCGGTGCTGCCGCACTGGGCGATCGTGGCGCTGTCGCTGGGCGTCACCGTGCTCGGTGCCGCGCTGGCCTGGTTCCTGTTCCGAAACGGGACGACGAACGAGCCGCAGCCGGCCGGTGTGCTGGTCACCGCCGCCCGCAAGAACCTCTACACCGACGCGGTGAACGAGGCGGTCTTCGAGAAGCCGGGCATCTTCCTCACCCGGGCGCTGGTCTACCTCGACAACCGGGGCATCGACGGGCTGGTCAACGGGCTGGCGGCCGGGGTCGGCGGCGGTTCGGGCCGACTGCGGCGGCTGCAGACCGGCTTCGTCCGGTCGTACGCCACCTCGATCCTCACCGGCGCGCTGCTGGTCGTGGCCGCCTTCCTGGCCGTACAGGCGGGGTGGTTCGCGTGA
- the nuoK gene encoding NADH-quinone oxidoreductase subunit NuoK, with amino-acid sequence MSDFFSVEPNYYLVLAAVLFTIGAAGVLVRRNAIVLFMCVELMLNAANLALVTFSRMNGDLNGQIMAFFVMVVAAAEVVVGLAIIMAIFRTRRSASVDDANLLKY; translated from the coding sequence GTGAGCGACTTCTTCTCCGTCGAACCGAACTACTACCTCGTCCTCGCTGCGGTGCTGTTCACCATCGGCGCGGCCGGGGTGCTGGTCCGGCGCAACGCGATCGTGCTGTTCATGTGCGTCGAGCTGATGCTCAACGCGGCCAACCTGGCGCTGGTCACCTTCAGCCGGATGAACGGTGACCTGAACGGCCAGATCATGGCGTTCTTCGTGATGGTGGTGGCGGCGGCCGAGGTCGTGGTCGGGTTGGCCATCATCATGGCGATCTTCCGCACCCGGCGCTCCGCCAGCGTCGACGACGCCAACCTGTTGAAGTACTAG
- a CDS encoding NADH-quinone oxidoreductase subunit J — protein MTTSTVLAAGAVSGGEAVAFWILAPLALAGAIGMVAARNAVHSALWLVLTMLSLGVFYVLQAGPFIGMVQIIVYTGAIMMLFLFVLMLVGRDASDSLIEVLRGQRIAAVGLGVGFAALLGSGVYRATQGTVAVGLEEANAGGNVEGIARLLFTDYIFAFELTAALLITATIGGMILAHIERRKEDKRDQVATMKARFAPGNYPGPKPGPGVFATSSSVATPARLPDGRLSDRSTPDVLPVRELAAEETTLKGTEK, from the coding sequence ATGACCACGTCGACGGTGCTCGCCGCGGGTGCGGTCTCCGGCGGCGAGGCGGTGGCCTTCTGGATCCTCGCCCCGCTGGCGCTGGCCGGCGCGATCGGCATGGTCGCGGCGCGCAACGCGGTGCACTCGGCGCTCTGGCTGGTGCTGACCATGCTCAGCCTGGGTGTGTTCTATGTGCTCCAGGCCGGGCCGTTCATCGGCATGGTGCAGATCATCGTCTACACCGGCGCGATCATGATGCTCTTCCTGTTCGTGCTGATGCTCGTGGGGCGAGACGCCTCCGACTCGCTGATCGAGGTGCTGCGGGGCCAGCGGATCGCCGCGGTCGGGCTGGGCGTCGGCTTCGCCGCCCTGCTCGGCAGCGGGGTCTACCGGGCCACCCAGGGCACCGTCGCGGTGGGTCTGGAGGAGGCCAACGCGGGCGGCAACGTGGAGGGCATCGCCCGGTTGCTCTTCACCGACTACATCTTCGCCTTCGAGCTCACCGCCGCGCTGCTGATCACCGCCACCATCGGCGGCATGATCCTGGCGCACATCGAGCGGCGCAAGGAGGACAAGCGCGACCAGGTGGCCACCATGAAGGCCCGCTTCGCGCCGGGCAACTACCCCGGCCCGAAGCCCGGCCCGGGTGTCTTCGCCACCTCCTCGTCGGTGGCCACCCCGGCACGTCTGCCGGACGGCCGGCTGAGTGACCGGAGCACGCCGGACGTCCTTCCGGTGCGTGAGCTGGCCGCCGAGGAGACCACCCTGAAGGGCACTGAGAAGTGA
- the nuoI gene encoding NADH-quinone oxidoreductase subunit NuoI has translation MGAITGTFKGFGVTFSHMFKKVVTTDYPFSPPKPAPRYHGRHILNRHPDGLEKCIGCELCAWACPADAIYVEGGDNTDEQRFSPGERYASNYQINYARCIFCGLCIEACPTRSLTMSNEYELARDNRQDLIFTKEQLLAPLLPGMEQPPHPMRLGDSEKDYYVGSLTNPGTSAGAERSPMGPGRYQLDEHPGVTFPGAEQAAQRAEADKGETA, from the coding sequence GTGGGCGCGATCACCGGAACGTTCAAGGGCTTCGGGGTCACCTTCTCGCACATGTTCAAGAAGGTCGTCACCACCGACTACCCCTTCTCCCCGCCGAAGCCGGCGCCGCGCTACCACGGCCGGCACATCCTCAATCGGCATCCGGACGGCCTGGAGAAGTGCATCGGCTGTGAGTTGTGCGCCTGGGCCTGCCCGGCGGACGCGATCTACGTCGAGGGTGGCGACAACACCGACGAGCAGCGCTTTTCGCCGGGTGAGCGGTACGCCAGCAACTACCAGATCAACTACGCCCGCTGCATCTTCTGCGGGCTGTGCATCGAGGCGTGCCCGACCCGCTCGTTGACCATGAGCAACGAGTACGAGCTGGCCCGGGACAACCGGCAGGACCTGATCTTCACCAAGGAGCAGCTGCTCGCGCCGCTGCTGCCGGGGATGGAGCAGCCGCCGCACCCGATGCGTCTGGGCGACAGCGAGAAGGACTACTACGTCGGCAGCCTGACCAACCCGGGCACCTCGGCCGGCGCCGAGCGCTCGCCGATGGGGCCGGGGCGGTACCAGCTGGACGAGCACCCGGGCGTCACCTTCCCCGGTGCCGAGCAGGCCGCCCAGCGGGCCGAGGCGGACAAGGGAGAGACGGCATGA
- the nuoH gene encoding NADH-quinone oxidoreductase subunit NuoH, whose product MSHSLHAQAPSLTDFGHDPWWLVLGKIVFAFLVALLGTLLGVWFERRVVGRMAVRPGPNQLGPFGLLQTLADGLKMAFKEDILPKSADKVIYFFAPAISVICAVTALSVIPFGPMVSIFGHQTPLQVTDVPVAVLVVLALSSLAVYGIVLAGWASGSTYPLLGGLRSTAQLISYEVSLGLSIVAVFMLAGTMSTSEIVAAQGNGTQVNLFGFDVPAPGWYALLLFPSFIVFFISIVGETNRPPFDLPEAESELVAGFMTEYSSLKFALIMLSEYVAMVTMSAFTVTLFLGGWYAPWPISLWSGANSGWWPLLWFFGKVILLVFVFVWLRGTLPRLRYDQLMRLGWKVLIPISLVWIVVLGWYRTIGDWDTTGRLWAIGIPAGIVLLAAMFWPSRKPQPKATVAEQVENRPQGSFPLPPMDLQVPPSPRTRRMVAEREPANVPAGQDSEEV is encoded by the coding sequence GTGAGTCACTCGCTCCACGCCCAGGCGCCGTCGCTGACCGACTTCGGCCACGACCCGTGGTGGCTGGTCCTCGGCAAGATCGTCTTTGCCTTCCTCGTCGCCCTGCTCGGCACGCTGCTGGGCGTCTGGTTCGAGCGGCGAGTGGTGGGCCGGATGGCGGTGCGGCCAGGTCCGAACCAGCTCGGCCCGTTCGGTCTGCTGCAGACGCTCGCCGACGGTCTGAAGATGGCCTTCAAGGAGGACATTCTCCCCAAGTCGGCGGACAAGGTCATCTACTTCTTCGCGCCGGCCATCTCGGTGATCTGCGCGGTCACCGCGCTGTCGGTGATCCCCTTCGGCCCCATGGTGAGCATCTTCGGCCACCAGACGCCGTTGCAGGTCACCGACGTGCCGGTGGCGGTGCTGGTGGTGCTCGCCCTGTCCTCGCTGGCGGTCTACGGCATCGTGCTCGCGGGCTGGGCCTCCGGCTCGACGTACCCGCTGCTCGGTGGTCTGCGCTCCACCGCCCAGCTCATCTCGTACGAGGTGTCGCTGGGGTTGTCCATCGTGGCGGTGTTCATGCTCGCCGGCACGATGTCCACCTCGGAGATCGTGGCCGCGCAGGGCAACGGCACGCAGGTGAACCTCTTCGGCTTCGACGTCCCGGCGCCCGGCTGGTACGCGCTGCTGCTGTTCCCGAGCTTCATCGTCTTCTTCATCTCCATCGTCGGTGAGACGAACCGGCCGCCGTTCGACCTGCCGGAGGCGGAGTCGGAGCTGGTGGCCGGCTTCATGACCGAGTACAGCTCGCTGAAGTTCGCGCTGATCATGCTCAGCGAGTACGTGGCGATGGTGACCATGTCGGCCTTCACCGTCACCCTCTTCCTGGGCGGCTGGTACGCACCGTGGCCGATCAGCCTGTGGTCGGGCGCCAACTCCGGTTGGTGGCCGCTGCTCTGGTTCTTCGGCAAGGTCATCCTGCTGGTGTTCGTCTTCGTCTGGCTGCGCGGCACGCTGCCCCGGCTGCGTTACGACCAGCTCATGCGACTCGGCTGGAAGGTGCTGATCCCGATCAGCCTGGTCTGGATCGTGGTCCTGGGCTGGTACCGCACCATCGGCGACTGGGACACCACGGGTCGCCTGTGGGCCATCGGCATCCCGGCCGGGATCGTGCTGCTGGCCGCGATGTTCTGGCCGAGCCGTAAGCCGCAGCCGAAGGCGACCGTCGCCGAGCAGGTCGAGAACCGGCCGCAGGGCAGCTTCCCGCTGCCGCCAATGGATCTGCAGGTACCCCCGAGCCCGCGTACCCGGCGCATGGTCGCCGAGCGGGAGCCGGCCAACGTTCCCGCCGGCCAGGACTCTGAGGAGGTGTGA
- a CDS encoding NADH-quinone oxidoreductase subunit G, whose translation MTDVAKSTETVTLTIDGVEVTAPKGALLIRVAEQIGTEIPRFCDHPLLAPAGACRQCLVEVEGQRKPVASCTQTVAEGMVVRTQLSSPVAKKAQEGIMELLLVNHPLDCPMCDKGGECPLQNQAMSTGRTDSRFHEHKREYPKPLPISTQVLLDRERCVLCQRCTRFTEEIAGDKFIDLMNRSSAEEINIYRDEEYGEEGDAGDVPFNSYFSGNTVQICPVGALTGTQYRFRARPFDLVSSPSVCEHCSAGCAQRTDWRRGKVMRRLAGDDPQVNEEWNCDKGRWGFQYARATDRLTTPLVRDERTGELREASWSEALSVAAEGLRAARDGGQGSAVLTGGRLTVEDAYAYAKFARIALHTNDIDFRARPASREEADFLASNVAGSTDVTYTDVENAPAVVLVGLEPEEECPILFLRMRKAYLKNRLKVYAIAPFATRGLEKLGAKLARVVPGEEAGVLAEHATVAEALSAPGAILIVGERLASVPGGLSAAAEVAARTGAKLAWVPRRAGDRGAVDTGCLPNLLPGGRLVTEPTARAEVGEAWDIPAGVIPSQAGRDTDGILAAAAEGRIGALVVAGVDPADLADPRLAEQALDAVPFLVSLELRASAVTRRANVVLPVAPVVEKAGSFLDWEGRLRPFDAVLNTAAMTDGRVLDALAAQLDVRLGTGDVLSVRRELGGLPATRVPRPTAPSVEPGADRQLAPGEAVLATWHQLLDLGSLIDGDEHLGGTARPPVVRLGKGSAEALGIADGDPVTVGTDRGALTLPAAITEMPDGVVWLPTNSPGSTVRRSLGATSGSVVRLSAPGTAEPVAADAAGRSGPLLNSAGGNQ comes from the coding sequence GTGACGGACGTTGCCAAGTCGACCGAGACGGTCACGCTGACCATCGATGGCGTCGAGGTCACCGCCCCGAAGGGGGCGCTGCTGATCCGTGTCGCCGAGCAGATCGGCACGGAGATCCCCCGCTTCTGTGACCACCCGCTGCTGGCGCCGGCCGGTGCCTGCCGCCAGTGCCTGGTCGAGGTGGAGGGGCAGCGTAAGCCGGTCGCCTCCTGTACCCAGACGGTGGCCGAGGGCATGGTCGTCCGTACCCAGCTCAGCTCTCCGGTCGCCAAGAAGGCGCAGGAGGGGATCATGGAGCTGCTCCTGGTCAACCACCCTCTCGACTGCCCGATGTGCGACAAGGGCGGTGAGTGCCCGCTGCAGAACCAGGCGATGTCGACCGGCCGCACCGACTCGCGGTTCCACGAGCACAAGCGGGAGTACCCGAAGCCGCTGCCGATCAGCACCCAGGTGCTGCTCGACCGCGAGCGCTGCGTGCTCTGCCAGCGCTGCACCCGGTTCACCGAGGAGATCGCCGGCGACAAGTTCATCGACCTGATGAACCGGTCGTCCGCCGAGGAAATCAACATTTACCGGGACGAGGAGTACGGCGAGGAAGGCGACGCCGGTGATGTCCCGTTCAACTCGTACTTCTCCGGCAACACCGTGCAGATCTGCCCGGTGGGCGCGCTGACCGGCACCCAGTACCGTTTCCGCGCCCGCCCGTTCGACCTGGTCTCCAGCCCGAGCGTCTGCGAGCACTGCTCGGCCGGCTGCGCCCAGCGCACCGACTGGCGTCGCGGCAAGGTGATGCGCCGGCTGGCCGGCGACGACCCGCAGGTCAACGAGGAGTGGAACTGCGACAAGGGCCGGTGGGGCTTCCAGTACGCCCGTGCCACCGACCGGCTGACCACTCCGCTGGTCCGCGACGAGCGCACTGGTGAGCTGCGCGAGGCGTCCTGGAGCGAGGCGCTCAGCGTCGCCGCCGAGGGGCTGCGCGCCGCTCGGGACGGCGGCCAGGGTTCGGCGGTGCTCACCGGCGGCCGGCTGACCGTCGAGGACGCCTACGCGTACGCGAAGTTCGCCCGGATCGCGCTGCACACCAACGACATCGACTTCCGCGCCCGCCCGGCCTCCCGTGAGGAGGCCGACTTCCTGGCCAGCAACGTCGCCGGCAGCACCGACGTCACCTACACCGACGTCGAGAACGCCCCCGCCGTGGTGCTGGTCGGCCTGGAGCCGGAGGAGGAGTGCCCGATCCTCTTCCTGCGGATGCGCAAGGCGTACCTGAAGAACAGGCTCAAGGTGTACGCGATCGCGCCGTTCGCCACCCGTGGTCTGGAGAAGCTCGGTGCCAAGCTGGCCCGAGTGGTGCCGGGTGAGGAGGCCGGGGTGCTCGCCGAGCACGCCACGGTCGCCGAGGCGCTGAGCGCTCCGGGTGCGATCCTGATCGTCGGCGAGCGGCTGGCCTCGGTGCCCGGTGGTCTCTCCGCCGCCGCCGAGGTGGCCGCGCGTACCGGCGCGAAGCTGGCCTGGGTGCCGCGACGCGCCGGTGACCGGGGTGCCGTCGACACCGGCTGCCTGCCCAACCTGCTGCCCGGTGGCCGGCTGGTCACCGAACCGACGGCGCGGGCCGAGGTGGGCGAGGCGTGGGACATCCCGGCCGGGGTGATCCCGAGCCAGGCCGGGCGGGACACCGACGGCATCCTCGCCGCCGCCGCCGAAGGCCGGATCGGCGCGCTGGTGGTGGCCGGCGTCGACCCGGCCGACCTGGCCGACCCGCGCCTGGCCGAGCAGGCCCTCGACGCGGTGCCGTTCCTGGTCAGCCTGGAGCTGCGGGCCAGCGCGGTGACCCGGCGGGCGAACGTGGTCCTGCCGGTCGCCCCGGTGGTCGAGAAGGCCGGCAGCTTCCTGGACTGGGAGGGCCGGCTGCGTCCGTTCGACGCGGTCCTGAACACCGCCGCGATGACCGACGGTCGGGTGCTCGACGCGCTCGCCGCCCAGCTGGACGTGCGGCTGGGCACCGGTGACGTGCTCTCCGTGCGGCGTGAGCTGGGCGGCCTGCCGGCGACCCGGGTGCCGCGGCCGACCGCGCCGAGCGTCGAGCCGGGCGCCGACCGGCAGCTCGCGCCCGGCGAGGCGGTCCTGGCGACCTGGCACCAACTGCTTGACCTGGGCAGCCTCATCGACGGTGACGAGCACCTGGGCGGCACCGCCCGTCCGCCGGTGGTCCGGCTGGGCAAGGGCAGCGCGGAGGCGCTCGGCATCGCCGACGGCGACCCGGTGACGGTGGGTACCGACCGGGGGGCACTGACTCTGCCGGCGGCGATCACCGAGATGCCGGACGGCGTGGTCTGGCTGCCCACCAACTCGCCCGGCTCGACGGTACGGCGCAGCCTGGGCGCGACCTCCGGTTCGGTGGTCCGGCTCTCCGCCCCCGGTACGGCCGAGCCGGTCGCCGCCGACGCGGCCGGCCGTTCGGGCCCGCTGCTCAACTCCGCCGGGGGTAACCAGTGA